A stretch of Anas acuta chromosome 3, bAnaAcu1.1, whole genome shotgun sequence DNA encodes these proteins:
- the LOC137854999 gene encoding interferon-induced very large GTPase 1-like, with translation MESQEERADAGEKAQLAKQLLAEAFEKEGLDEEYWLPKLSEILGVKSRDALKHLQYEDYLKLECEVRYPWETKALQRLLGITDNKRAVDEVQKQRLERMKQRQEAAKSILQELEEMQKSGSHSKEMIRQKEEALQQAMDIPKEYWAPPEKALLDELVSIREQLEQQEKSMGKRENVSDEEILRRASGGLALQGIYQTNSLEDVLAKREQLIRVPDGFMLTGPVQGSLLERKEFSSSAAEATFTKSMEQLGFSISASAKAGFWGFSFETGVDYSKSSQSEDSRWSRSEQAYICTTKYQYIPVASYYFQKDQLRLSDAALRELQDIEQLLSITQEADRSHLLKSRCASFFSRFGSHVNQGPLHFGGIFWWKASAEGFRAEQWDEMKQQTSEALNSYVGASFSGFGKRWGVKGDASKSSSQASFQGRDRSSTHRAVQLYVTKTGGPAETDSLPEWKCGLVANNTTWCVIDRGFQLIPVWDIVLSNHSSDFKSSHQMGSGLRSVYEALTNHSTGVIFGEELASAIEEARAFLEQVKTWEGTVDEKKLLMLLDFQQGLNNRTKNHSVWINICLSDKALQEFLVNTVSFCQRSSPENTTYIKSLLQCLLDPHIYSVRDFPRASFIMQWVFHKEHTLPKTPSISSLEDLNTTLQQMKEYIQEVTYAPATSASAIHDTKIKATFTISQSVSSLLQSLQQRAQEDIELLVLLVTTSTGYQVESRTFQYLLGCPEINFMIQEMRIAHNDYQSLKEQDVYRAQAFLLLMGLTITSKNTKVTPEQKNDRLVFMKEKMKNTWSTEMKALLKKHNAFKDWEMLERDLQSFIDGQLEDTSGNLNKDSITRDLEDAFQGMQPPSQCKPKSDSSKSKANQAAANPEFLNLLKRLGLERYYPRKMGTEDFHIIHQTSVHNSQPSKDSELPFYFLQRLLAVDYRVRYLTCKEASKPGVVPTPNTSAEEHEPSDSFDDFLSDLDKGAPESASRESHVHPMDLQMAIFHCADDFMRQYLSSKLAFCQFALPLLVPNPGTSQIEFPLWSLSQIKKSWKGTEGSGEQTRTSSHKNKLIYQAEMPVVSFLRIGSSPSSSKSQLLNALLSMRKHDTFFHRHCKGSTKDCFLMKGVVEISWYIPRGSDDDSFNGPVAFCNLHGDARDHEPQLQFLQEISAVNVVLVSESDQSNEKKGRRILRDLWESQRPLVCLFTEKESIAAGRSSQNIRIGIKNRNEAELVGELTKTIRDLVEGSSTLVSLNACLSTARQHGFLVDEDAEACVTAKETAIKLVNLLKKEKLTEVKSQLLPLQGKLWYMWCKKDKELTRLQEKRNKSIEHHRSQIELEKSAIRRKQLGNAFPLNQLMKTVLGFLQSQPDNTKKFFLQWMKIFMEDISSDHLEKLKREYHQLWSQILALKKSNGKSDLKTQLMKKLDALSDEINDSSIGLEHILREVGQIYEALESTNSKVKWYVKLPEIAADLMVLGYPIELMDGDASYIPLQWIGAIFDRLIEKLGDKRVFVLSVLGIQSTGKSTLLNAMFGLQFNVSAGRCTRGAFMQLIKVDEKLQQDLNFDYMLVVDTEGLRAIEMANKQSLNHDNELATFVIGIGNMTLINIFGENPSEMQDVLQIAVQAFLRMKQVNISPACLFVHQNIGEITAKEQNMEGQRRLQEKLDEMTVTAAQQEFCDITCFSDVIRFDVNTHIHYFAHLWEGNPPMAPPNPTYSQNVQELKSKILQAAKKESHSSVLRLSSLKVRISDLWNALLNENFVFSFKNSVEIAAYKKLETAFSQWTWQLRSHILDLQMKLENKVRNGELGKVTMEHLEKLVQERSDAITKNMETFFSEDRDREILIQWKCSTELKLKELRESLLAETRRKCEKLLEVKKSQSKMDERKSEYENELLRKSRELALSLKGQKLGESELRNHFNSLWIQWVTEVSSAAPPLEQVDIDVDIEDVLLDHFKEPKVDIRIRMFSQKTVFCVDKEKHVSRKKSFFGFSKSLDNADENSMQRITESIIMRVKANIEKKEKDKMDYSRTFIHEILNEVKEGMNSVPTTANYSFNKDYRMELSLYLCRMAAERFKDMHAAFRKANEPVVYLESKREDFFKCFQISCQGASCITTFADFLCSKIAPALRHAIYEKTALDIARDVKDKIADFRGNRSTLENYMLKYLAEEENFENFKHYLNAPGDFLNNYIKTKVETYCLDKNRRLEMFLRDSLSRYYENIQSAVFASTTVIKDRKDRKDKISLWLDEFCRVLGDVLSLPRSDLKGIEHQEITDIEFLNNAMTEALSPVIDDLRKEFEEARMSSFERQPHTILAEQFAGCQERCPFCGAVCTNTMPNHDGDHRVVFHRPQVFKGCRWHKTDNLVIDICSSLVSSDCIFRIGEDRWIPYKKYQDAGPPYSTWSILPDPSMQAYWKWFVSSFRTQLEQCYNGKFHGKGEIPASWHTVSKRDALAELEKC, from the coding sequence ATGGAGTCACAGGAGGAGAGAGCAGATGCTGGGGAAAAGGCACAACTTGCTAAGCAATTGCTGGCAGAAGCATTTGAGAAGGAAGGACTTGACGAAGAATACTGGCTCCCCAAACTGTCAGAGATATTGGGTGTTAAGTCAAGAGATGCTTTGAAACATCTGCAATATGAAGACTACCTTAAACTGGAGTGCGAAGTACGGTACCCTTGGGAGACCAAGGCACTCCAAAGGCTCCTAGGAATCACAGACAACAAAAGAGCTGTTGATGAAGTACAGAAGCAGCGCTTGGAGAGGATGAAGCAGAGACAAGAAGCAGCCAAGTCAATCCTACAGGAGcttgaagaaatgcagaagagtggcagccacagcaaggaaatgataagacagaaagaggaggccctacagcaagccatggacATTCCCAAGGAGTACTGGGCACCTCCAGAGAAGGCATTGCTGGATGAGCTGGTGAGCATCCGGGAGCAACTGGAGCAACAGGAGAAGTCcatggggaagagggagaacGTCTCTGACGAGGAGATCCTGAGGCGGGCATCGGGaggcctggctctgcaggggatTTACCAAACCAACAGCCTGGAGGATGTGCTGGCAAAGCGAGAGCAACTCATCAGGGTCCCTGATGGCTTCATGCTCACTGGTCCAGTGCAAGGGTCGCTGCTTGAGAGGAAGGagttctcctcctctgcagcagaagcCACTTTCACCAAGTCCATGGAGCAGCTGGGGTTCAGCATCAGCGCTTCTGCCAAAGCTGGGTTCTGGGGGTTCAGTTTTGAAACAGGTGTAGATTACAGCAAGTCCTCACAGTCAGAGGACTCCCGTTGGTCACGCTCGGAGCAGGCGTACATTTGCACCACCAAGTACCAATACATCCCTGTGGCCTCCTACTACTTCCAAAAGGACCAGCTTCGCCTCTCAGACGCAGCCCTGCGAGAGCTGCAAGACATTGAACAGCTTCTGAGCATCACCCAGGAGGCAGACAGGTCCCACCTACTGAAGAGCAGGTGCgccagcttcttcagcaggTTTGGGTCCCACGTGAACCAGGGACCCCTCCACTTTGGGGGAATATTCTGGTGGAAAGCATCTGCCGAAGGTTTCAGGGCAGAGCAATGGGATGAGATGAAGCAACAAACATCTGAAGCACTGAACAGCTACGTCGGGGCTAGCTTCAGCGGCTTTGGCAAAAGGTGGGGAGTGAAGGGGGATGCTTCAAAGTCCAGCTCACAGGCATCATTTCAgggaagagacagaagcagcacCCACAGAGCAGTTCAGCTCTATGTGACCAAAACAGGGGGCCCAGCAGAGACGGATTCCCTTCCCGAGTGGAAATGCGGGCTTGTGGCCAATAACACAACCTGGTGTGTGATCGACCGGGGCTTTCAGCTGATCCCAGTGTGGGACATAGTCCTGTCCAACCACAGCAGTGATTTTAAATCCTCCCATCAAATGGGCAGCGGCCTCAGGAGTGTCTACGAAGCGCTAACAAATCACAGCACCGGTGTGATCTTTGGAGAGGAACTGGCCAGTGCCATAGAAGAGGCCAGAGCTTTCCTGGAGCAAGTGAAGACCTGGGAGGGGACAGTGGATGAAAAGAAACTGCTCATGTTGCTAGATTTTCAACAGGGTCTGAATAACAGAACAAAGAATCACAGTGTCTGGATCAACATATGTCTGTCAGACAAAGCATTGCAGGAGTTCCTGGTGaacactgtttctttttgccAGAGGTCTTCTCCAGAAAACACCACCTACATCAAAtctctgctgcagtgcctgctggATCCTCACATCTACTCTGTCAGGGACTTCCCCAGGGCTTCCTTCATTATGCAATGGGTCTTCCACAAGGAGCACACACTTCCCAAAACTCCCAGTATTTCCAGTCTTGAAGATCTCAATACAACACTGCAGCAGATGAAGGAGTACATCCAGGAAGTCACCTACGCACCGGCAACTTCTGCATCTGCCATTCATGACACAAAGATCAAAGCCACCTTCACTATAAGCCAGTCTGTTTCTTCCTTGCTCCAGTCTCTGCAGCAAAGGGCACAGGAAGACATAGAACTCTTAGTGCTCTTAGTTACAACCAGCACAGGATACCAAGTAGAAAGCAGAACTTTTCAGTACCTCCTTGGGTgtccagaaattaatttcatgatACAGGAAATGCGCATTGCACATAACGACTATCAGAGCCTGAAGGAACAGGATGTTTACAGAGCTCaggccttcctgctgctgatgGGACTCACCATAACATCCAAAAACACAAAGGTGACCCCTGAGCAGAAGAATGACCGCTtagttttcatgaaagaaaagatgaaaaacacatgGTCCACAGAGATGAAAGCTCTCCTCAAAAAGCACAATGCATTCAAAGACTGGGAGATGCTGGAAAGAGATTTGCAATCCTTCATCGATGGGCAACTGGAGGACACATCTGGCAACCTGAACAAAGACAGTATAACCAGAGACCTGGAAGATGCTTTTCAAGGCATGCAGCCTCCCAGTCAGTGCAAACCCAAATCAGACAGCAGCAAATCCAAAGCAAATCAAGCCGCTGCAAACCCGGAGTTCCTCAACTTACTTAAGCGCCTCGGGCTGGAAAGGTACTATCCAAGAAAAATGGGCACAGAAGATTTCCACATAATACACCAGACATCTGTACACAACAGCCAGCCCAGCAAGGACAGCGAGCTACCATTTTACTTCCTGCAAAGGCTCCTGGCCGTGGATTATCGGGTGAGGTACCTGACTTGCAAGGAGGCGAGTAAGCCAGGAGTTGTGCCCACACCAAACACCTCAGCAGAGGAGCACGAGCCCTCTGATTCCTTTGATGACTTTCTCAGTGACTTGGACAAAGGAGCCCCTGAATCTGCAAGCAGGGAGAGTCATGTGCACCCCATGGACCTCCAGATGGcaatttttcattgtgctgatGATTTCATGAGACAGTACCTTTCATCCAAGCTCGCTTTCTGCCAGTTTGCACTACCCCTCCTGGTACCAAACCCGGGCACTTCACAGATAGAGTTCCCTCTCTGGTCCCTCAGCCAAATCaagaagagctggaaagggACGGAGGGATCGGGAGAGCAGACGAGGACTAGCagtcacaaaaacaaactcatttatCAGGCAGAGATGCCCGTCGTGTCCTTCCTCCGCATCGgcagctctccttcctcttccaagtCTCAGCTCCTGAATGCCCTGCTGAGCATGAGAAAACACGACACTTTTTTCCACCGCCATTGCAAAGGCAGCACCAAAGACTGCTTCCTGATGAAAGGTGTTGTGGAGATCTCCTGGTACATTCCACGTGGTAGCGACGACGACAGCTTTAACGGCCCTGTTGCTTTCTGTAACCTGCACGGAGATGCAAGGGATCACGAACCCCAGCTGCAGTTTTTACAGGAGATCTCTGCCGTGAATGTGGTTCTTGTTTCTGAGTCTGATCAGAGTAACgagaagaaaggcaggagaATTTTACGTGATCTGTGGGAGTCTCAGAGGCCTTTGGTTTGCCTTTTCACTGAGAAAGAGAGCATTGCAGCTGGCCGATCTAGCCAAAACATAAGAATAGGGatcaagaacagaaatgaagcagaattagTGGGTGAGCTGACAAAAACCATCCGAGACCTAGTGGAAGGGTCGAGCACGCTTGTTAGCCTCAATGCATGCCTGAGCACAGCTCGCCAGCACGGCTTCTTAGTTGATGAAGATGCAGAAGCGTGCGTGACAGCCAAAGAAACGGCAATCAAACTGGTGAATCTGTTGAAGAAGGAGAAGTTGACTGAGGTCAAATCACAGCTACTGCCTCTTCAGGGAAAACTGTGGTACATGTGGTgtaaaaaggacaaagaactCACTCGCTTGCAGGAAAAGAGGAACAAGAGCATAGAGCATCATCGGAGCCAAATTGAATTGGAGAAGTCTGCAATACGAAGAAAGCAACTAGGCAACGCTTTTCCCCTCAATCAGCTGATGAAAACAGTCCTTGGTTTTCTCCAGTCACAGCCAGACAACACCaagaaattctttctgcagTGGATGAAGATCTTCATGGAGGACATCTCCTCTGATCACCTTGAGAAGCTGAAGAGAGAGTATCATCAGTTATGGTCTCAAATCCTGgcattaaagaaaagcaatggaaaaagcGACCTGAAAACTCAATTGATGAAGAAATTAGATGCCCTTTCTGATGAAATCAATGATTCGTCCATTGGCCTTGAGCATATTTTGAGAGAGGTGGGGCAGATTTATGAGGCACTGGAATCAACAAACTCCAAAGTAAAATGGTATGTCAAACTACCTGAAATTGCTGCTGATCTGATGGTTTTAGGGTATCCCATTGAGCTGATGGATGGTGATGCTTCTTACATACCACTGCAATGGATTGGAGCCATCTTTGACAGGTTAATTGAGAAGCTAGGGGACAAGCGAGTATTTGTGCTTTCCGTGCTTGGCATCCAGAGCACAGGGAAGTCAACCCTGCTGAATGCCATGTTTGGTCTGCAGTTTAACGTCAGCGCAGGGAGGTGCACCcggggagcgtttatgcagctcATTAAAGTGGATGAGAAGCTCCAACAGGATTTGAACTTTGATTACATGCTCGTTGTTGACACAGAAGGACTTCGTGCCATAGAGATGGCCAATAAGCAGTCACTTAACCATGACAATGAGCTGGCCACCTTTGTCATTGGCATCGGCAACATGACTCTGATCAACATCTTTGGAGAAAATCCTTCAGAAATGCAAGACGTCCTTCAGATTGCTGTGCAGGCTTTCCTGAGGATGAAGCAAGTTAATATTTCCCCAGCCTGCCTCTTTGTGCACCAAAACATAGGCGAAATAACTGCAAAGGAACAGAACATGGAAGGACAAAGACGTCTGCAGGAAAAGCTGGATGAAATGACCGTGACCGCGGCCCAGCAGGAATTCTGTGACATCACCTGCTTCAGCGACGTCATCCGCTTTGACGTGAACACCCACATTCATTACTTTGCTCACCTGTGGGAAGGAAACCCACCGATGGCACCGCCCAACCCCACCTACAGCCAGAACGTCCAGGaattaaagagcaaaattctCCAAGCTGCCAAGAAGGAATCGCACAGCAGCGTTTTGAGGCTCTCCAGCTTGAAAGTTCGTATTAGTGACCTGTGGAATGCCCTGCTGaatgaaaactttgttttcagcttcaagAATTCAGTGGAGATTGCTGCCTACAAGAAACTGGAAACTGCATTTAGTCAGTGGACCTGGCAGCTGAGAAGTCACATCTTAGACTtgcaaatgaaactggaaaacaaggTGCGGAACGGGGAGTTGGGCAAAGTCACCATGGAACACCTTGAAAAACTGGTGCAAGAGAGAAGTGATGCCATCACCAAGAACATGGAAACATTCTTCAGTGAAGACAGAGACCGTGAAATACTGATCCAGTGGAAATGCAGCACAGAACTGAAGCTGAAAGAACTGAGAGAGTCCCTTCTTGCTGAAACGCGAAGGAAGTGTGAGAAACTTCTAGAAGTAAAGAAGAGCCAGAGTAAAATGGATGAGAGGAAGTCTGAATATGAAAACGAGCTCctgagaaagagcagagagTTGGCCCTGTCTCTAAAAGGCCAGAAATTAGGTGAAAGTGAACTGAGAAACCACTTCAATTCCCTCTGGATACAGTGGGTTACTGAAGtgtcctctgctgctccccctcTGGAACAGGTGGACATTGATGTGGACATAGAAGATGTGCTTCTAGATCACTTTAAGGAGCCTAAGGTAGATATACGAATCAGAATGTTTTCCCAAAAGACTGTCTTTTGTGTTGACAAAGAGAAACACGTGTCTaggaagaaaagtttttttggcttttctaaAAGTTTGGACAATGCAGATGAGAACAGCATGCAACGCATTACAGAGAGCATCATAATGCGTGTGAAGGCAAACattgagaagaaggaaaaggacaaaatggaTTACAGTCGAacttttattcatgaaatacTAAATGAAGTGAAGGAAGGTATGAACTCTGTCCCTACCACtgcaaattacagttttaataaaGATTACAGAATGGAATTATCACTGTACCTGTGCAGAATGGCAGCAGAAAGGTTTAAAGACATGCATGCAGCattcaggaaagcaaatgaaCCAGTCGTCTACCtggagagcaagagagaagacTTCTTCAAATGTTTCCAGATTTCCTGCCAAGGAGCCTCTTGTATCACAACATTTGCTGATTTCCTGTGCAGCAAGATTGCCCCAGCTCTCCGACATGCCATCTATGAGAAAACAGCTCTTGACATAGCTCGAGACGTGAAGGATAAAATTGCAGATTTCAGAGGCAATAGATCCACTCTGGAAAATTACATGCTGAAATACctagcagaagaagaaaattttgaaaatttcaagCATTACCTTAATGCCCCAGgagactttttaaataattacattaagaCAAAAGTTGAGACGTACTGTTTAGATAAGAACAGAAGGCTAGAGATGTTTTTAAGAGACTCCCTCTCTCGTTACTATGAAAACATTCAGTCAGCTGTTTTTGCATCAACCACAGTtatcaaagacagaaaagacagaaaggataAAATCTCTCTTTGGCTGGATGAATTCTGCAGAGTACTCGGAGATGTGCTAAGCTTGCCCAGGAGCGACCTGAAGGGCATTGAACATCAGGAGATAACAGACATAGAGTTCCTGAATAATGCCATGACAGAAGCACTGTCTCCCGTTATTGATGATCTTAGGAAAGAGTTTGAAGAAGCTCGTATGAGCTCCTTTGAAAGGCAGCCTCACACAATACTGGCTGAGCAGTTTGCCGGGTGCCAGGAGCGGTGTCCATTTTGTGGGGCTGTTTGCACTAACACTATGCCAAACCATGACGGAGACCACCGGGTTGTCTTCCATCGTCCACAAGTTTTTAAAGGATGCAGATGGCATAAAACAGACAACCTAGTCATTGATATTTGTTCTAGCCTTGTTTCAAGTGACTGCATATTCAGGATTGGTGAAGACAGATGGATCCCCTACAAGAAATACCAGGATGCAGGACCTCCCTATTCCACTTGGAGCATTCTTCCTGATCCATCCATGCAAGCATACTGGAAATGGTTTGTGTCTTCTTTCAGGACACAGCTAGAACAATGCTACAATGGGAAATTTCATGGCAAAGGAGAAATTCCTGCTTCATGGCACACAGTTTCAAAAAGGGATGCACTCGCTGAACTGGAGAAATGTTAG
- the SELENOI gene encoding ethanolaminephosphotransferase 1 isoform X2, which translates to MGYVTGEQLAGFGKYKYSAVDSNPLSLYVMHPFWNTIVKIFPTWLAPNLITFSGFLLLVFNFFLMAYFDPDFYASAPDHQHVPNGVWVIVGLLNFIAYTLDGVDGKQARRTNSSTPLGELFDHGLDSWACVYFVVTVYSTFGRGSTGVSVFVLYLLLWVVLFSFILSHWEKYNTGILFLPWGYDISQVTISIVYIVTAIVGVEAWYAPFLFNFLYRDLFTTMIIACALTVTLPMSLYNFYKAYKNNTLKHHSVYEIMLPLVSPVLLFVLCTTWIFVSPMDILEVHPRLFYFMVGTAFANISCQLIVCQMSSTRCQPLNWMLLPIALVLSVVVSGFAPNSETLLLYLLTAFLTLAHIHYGVVVVSQLSRHFNIRPFSLKKPTPD; encoded by the exons ATGGGGTACGTGACGGGAGAGCAGCTGGCCGGCTTCGGCAAGTACAAG TACAGCGCGGTGGACAGCAACCCCCTGTCCCTGTACGTCATGCATCCCTTCTGGAACACGATAGTGAAG ATCTTCCCTACCTGGCTGGCCCCAAATCTGATAACGTTTTCTGGCTTCCTGCTGCTTGTCTTCAACTTCTTCCTCATGGCATACTTCGACCCTGACTTTTATGCTTCTG ctcctgacCACCAGCACGTTCCAAACGGAGTGTGGGTCATTGTGGGTCTCCTCAACTTCATTGCCTACACGTTAG ACGGCGTTGATGGGAAACAGGCCCGCCGGACCAACTCCAGCACGCCCCTGGGGGAGCTCTTTGATCACGGCCTGGACAGCTGGGCGTGCGTGTACTTCGTCGTGACAGTTTACTCCACCTTTGGACGGGGCTCCACGGGTGTCAGTGTCTTCGTTCTCTACCTCCTCTTATGGGTGGTGTTGTTTTCATTCATCCTCTCCCACTGGGAGAAGTACAACACGGGGATTCTCTTCCTGCCCTGGGGATATGACATCAGCCAGGTG acCATTTCCATCGTCTACATAGTGACGGCCATTGTGGGAGTTGAGGCCTGGTATGCACCTTTCCTGTTTAATTTCTTATATAGAGACCTATTCACTACAATGATTATTG CTTGTGCCCTCACCGTGACGCTGCCGATGAGCCTGTACAACTTCTACAA GGCCTATAAAAATAACACCTTGAAGCACCACTCTGTGTACGAAATCATGCTGCCACTGGTGTCCCCGGTGTTGCTCTTTGTGCTGTGCACCACGTGGATCTTCGTGTCACCCATGGACATCCTGGAGGTCCATCCCAGGCTCTTCTATTTCATGGTTGGAACAGCCTTTGCGAACATTTCT TGCCAGCTGATCGTTTGTCAGATGAGCAGCACACGCTGCCAGCCTCTGAACTGGATGCTGCTCCCCATAGCGCTGGTGCTCTCCGTGGTGGTGTCCGGCTTCGCCCCCAACAGTGAAACTCTTCTCCTCTACCTGCTGACTGCTTTCCTCACCCTGGCACACATCCACTACGGCGTGGTCGTG GTGAGCCAGCTGAGCAGGCACTTCAATATACGACCCTTCTCGCTAAAGAAGCCCACGCCGGATTGA
- the SELENOI gene encoding ethanolaminephosphotransferase 1 isoform X1 — translation MGYVTGEQLAGFGKYKYSAVDSNPLSLYVMHPFWNTIVKIFPTWLAPNLITFSGFLLLVFNFFLMAYFDPDFYASAPDHQHVPNGVWVIVGLLNFIAYTLDGVDGKQARRTNSSTPLGELFDHGLDSWACVYFVVTVYSTFGRGSTGVSVFVLYLLLWVVLFSFILSHWEKYNTGILFLPWGYDISQVTISIVYIVTAIVGVEAWYAPFLFNFLYRDLFTTMIIACALTVTLPMSLYNFYKAYKNNTLKHHSVYEIMLPLVSPVLLFVLCTTWIFVSPMDILEVHPRLFYFMVGTAFANISCQLIVCQMSSTRCQPLNWMLLPIALVLSVVVSGFAPNSETLLLYLLTAFLTLAHIHYGVVVVSQLSRHFNIRPFSLKKPTPDULGVEEEKISLQSAEVL, via the exons ATGGGGTACGTGACGGGAGAGCAGCTGGCCGGCTTCGGCAAGTACAAG TACAGCGCGGTGGACAGCAACCCCCTGTCCCTGTACGTCATGCATCCCTTCTGGAACACGATAGTGAAG ATCTTCCCTACCTGGCTGGCCCCAAATCTGATAACGTTTTCTGGCTTCCTGCTGCTTGTCTTCAACTTCTTCCTCATGGCATACTTCGACCCTGACTTTTATGCTTCTG ctcctgacCACCAGCACGTTCCAAACGGAGTGTGGGTCATTGTGGGTCTCCTCAACTTCATTGCCTACACGTTAG ACGGCGTTGATGGGAAACAGGCCCGCCGGACCAACTCCAGCACGCCCCTGGGGGAGCTCTTTGATCACGGCCTGGACAGCTGGGCGTGCGTGTACTTCGTCGTGACAGTTTACTCCACCTTTGGACGGGGCTCCACGGGTGTCAGTGTCTTCGTTCTCTACCTCCTCTTATGGGTGGTGTTGTTTTCATTCATCCTCTCCCACTGGGAGAAGTACAACACGGGGATTCTCTTCCTGCCCTGGGGATATGACATCAGCCAGGTG acCATTTCCATCGTCTACATAGTGACGGCCATTGTGGGAGTTGAGGCCTGGTATGCACCTTTCCTGTTTAATTTCTTATATAGAGACCTATTCACTACAATGATTATTG CTTGTGCCCTCACCGTGACGCTGCCGATGAGCCTGTACAACTTCTACAA GGCCTATAAAAATAACACCTTGAAGCACCACTCTGTGTACGAAATCATGCTGCCACTGGTGTCCCCGGTGTTGCTCTTTGTGCTGTGCACCACGTGGATCTTCGTGTCACCCATGGACATCCTGGAGGTCCATCCCAGGCTCTTCTATTTCATGGTTGGAACAGCCTTTGCGAACATTTCT TGCCAGCTGATCGTTTGTCAGATGAGCAGCACACGCTGCCAGCCTCTGAACTGGATGCTGCTCCCCATAGCGCTGGTGCTCTCCGTGGTGGTGTCCGGCTTCGCCCCCAACAGTGAAACTCTTCTCCTCTACCTGCTGACTGCTTTCCTCACCCTGGCACACATCCACTACGGCGTGGTCGTG GTGAGCCAGCTGAGCAGGCACTTCAATATACGACCCTTCTCGCTAAAGAAGCCCACGCCGGATTGACTAGGagtggaggaagagaaaatcaGCTTGCAGTCTGCAGAAGTACTGTAA